CGATGGCCGCAATGAGAGAATCGTTGGTCAGGAGCCCATATCGTTCTTGTATCTGGAGCGCCTTATCCATGAGATCAGCCTGGTGGCAGGGCTCGAACCCTAGCCCAAGCGTCACCAAGCCCCTGACCTTGTCTCGGTACAGCGTCAAGCTCTTGACGAGTTCAGGCTTTCCGGAAAGTTGTCGGCCCGGATTCCCTCCGCTAATCTGGCCGTGCAATATCGCCTCGGTGACCATTAGCCGGTGAATGAGCTCCTGCCAAACCGGTTGGGGCAATACTCCGGTCACGTCCTGCCTTTCGATCCGGCGTAGCAGACGTTGAGCCTGCTCTGATACACCCTGCTCCGCGTAGACCAGGATGTTGGTATCGAGGACACAGAGAGTTCCGCTCGGGATATCGTCGAGGGTCATAGCTCCCACATGTCTTCTTCGAGCAC
The Candidatus Rokuibacteriota bacterium DNA segment above includes these coding regions:
- a CDS encoding type II toxin-antitoxin system VapC family toxin, with protein sequence MTLDDIPSGTLCVLDTNILVYAEQGVSEQAQRLLRRIERQDVTGVLPQPVWQELIHRLMVTEAILHGQISGGNPGRQLSGKPELVKSLTLYRDKVRGLVTLGLGFEPCHQADLMDKALQIQERYGLLTNDSLIAAIALRLEADALVTADARFKAIKGLRVYAPSDVRTA